One Mercurialis annua linkage group LG3, ddMerAnnu1.2, whole genome shotgun sequence DNA window includes the following coding sequences:
- the LOC126672508 gene encoding uncharacterized protein LOC126672508, which produces MNEVENNFNDVSEMLDDMCNATVMETDMEETHTNQDNNMPEEEVEKFAKLWNDSHCELYPGSQYSKLSFLLKMINIKALTNSSNKSFTMNLELFMDALPKGETLPSSNYEMKKLMRDLGLGYVKIDACINDCVLFWKENENLDRCPNPACKAPRWKSGLGKHKKIAQKVLRHFPLVPRLQRLFMSKDIGEDMRWHKEKRVDDEMIRHPADAMEWKDFDNQHDWFAKDARNVRLGLASDGFNPFGNMSTNYSMWPVIVTPYNLPPWKCMKENFLMLSLLIPGKESPGNNIDVYLRPLIDELKELWETGVPTYDAYSAYGMLSGWSTKGKLACPVCNKWTCSLTLKNGRKQCYMGHHRYLHSQHSWRKNKKFDGKLERRSKLEELTRDEVLRQFEFVPKDLVFGKTPNRKKRVRSPQELNWTKRKKNICENILGTSMNIDGKSKDNIKARMDLKAMGIRKELHLQPKGNKFLMPLACYTLPTLERRKFCEWMKSIKLPDGYASNLSRCVNVEDCKILGMKSHDYQS; this is translated from the exons ATGAATGAAGTCGAGAATAATTTTAATGATGTTTCAGAAATGTTAGATGATATGTGTAATGCTACTGTTATGGAAACTGATATGGAAGAGACACATACTAATCAAGATAATAACATGCCAGAAGAAGAGGTAGAAAAATTTGCTAAATTGTGGAATGATTCTCATTGTGAACTATACCCTGGTAGTCAATATTCGAAGCTATCTTTTCTTCTTAAGATGATTAATATTAAAGCACTTACTAATTCTAGTAATAAATCATTTACTatgaatttggagttgtttaTGGATGCACTGCCAAAGGGTGAAACTCTTCCAAGCTCAAATTATGAGATGAAAAAATTGATGCGCGATCTAGGTCTTGGTTATGTAAAGATTGATGCTTGTATAAATGATTGTGTACTATTTtggaaggaaaatgaaaatcttgATAGGTGTCCTAATCCAGCTTGTAAGGCTCCTAGATGGAAATCAGGGTTGGGAAAACACAAGAAGATTGCTCAAAAAGTTCTTAGGCACTTTCCCTTAGTACCTAGACTTCAGAGATTGTTTATGTCTAAAGATATTGGTGAAGATATGAGGTGGCATAAGGAGAAACGTGTAGATGATGAGATGATTAGACATCCAGCTGATGCTATGGAATGGAAAgattttgacaatcaacatGATTGGTTTGCTAAAGATGCTCGTAACGTGCGCCTTGGTCTTGCTAGTGATGGATTTAACCCTTTTGGAAATATGAGCACAAATTATAGCATGTGGCCTGTGATTGTGACGCCATATAATTTACCACCATGGAAATGCATGAAGGagaattttttgatgttatctttgcTTATCCCAGGTAAGGAATCTCCCGGAAATAATATAGATGTATACTTAAGACCATTAATTGATGAGTTAAAAGAATTATGGGAGACTGGTGTGCCAACATATGATGCATATAGcg CGTATGGAATGTTATCTGGATGGAGCACAAAAGGAAAATTAGCATGCCCTGTGTGTAATAAGTGGACTTGTTCGCTAACTTTGAAAAATGGAAGGAAGCAATGTTATATGGGTCATCATAGATACTTACATTCTCAACATTCTTGgagaaaaaataagaaatttgatGGAAAACTCGAGCGCAGGTCGAAGCTTGAAGAATTGACAAGAGATGAAGTTCTAAgacaatttgaatttgttccaaAAGATTTGGTATTTGGGAAGACACCTAATAGAAAAAAGCGTGTACGCAGTCCACAAGAGCTCAATTGGACAAAAAGAA agaagaatatatgtgaaaatatcTTGGGGACATCGAtgaatattgatggaaaatcAAAGGATAATATTAAGGCTCGGATGGATTTAAAAGCTATGGGTATAAGAAAAGAGTTACATTTACAGccaaaaggtaataaatttCTAATGCCTCTTGCTTGTTATACATTACCGACGCTAGAGAGGAGAAAGTTTTGTGAATGGATGAAATCAATAAAGTTGCCAGACGGATATGCTTCAAACCTTTCTCGATGTGTAAATGTTGAAGATTGTAAAATTTTGGGAATGAAAAGCCATGATTATCAG AGTTGA
- the LOC126672509 gene encoding uncharacterized protein LOC126672509, with the protein MHIEELEKTSLIDVRKRHQEGFSSWFKQYVGRLCVDGLITTTDHLYVLGLGPDIRVTRYSGIIANGVRFHTTERDSFRRTQNSGVSVKGEHNLKEIDFFGVVTDIIDLQYIHGNHVFLFKCDWWDVGDKKMGLKHMVIYIPLTRAVNGTKMILLC; encoded by the exons ATGCACATTGAAGAATTAGAAAAGACAAGTCTTATTGATGTGCGAAAAAGACATCAGGAGGGATTTTCCTCTTGGTTCAAGCAGTAT GTTGGCCGCTTATGTGTCGATGGTTTGATCACAACGACAGATCATTTATATGTGTTGGGTTTAGGTCCTGATATACGAGTTACTAGGTATAGTGGTATAATTGCGAATGGAGTTAGATTTCACACAACTGAACGTGATAGTTTCCGCCGGACTCAAAATAGTGGGGTTTCAGTTAAGGGAGAGCATAATTTGaaagaaattgatttttttggtgTGGTAACAGATATAATTGACCTACAATATATTCATGGAAATcatgtttttttgtttaaatgtgaTTGGTGGGATGTTGGGGATAAAAAAATGGGATTAAAACATATGGTAATTTACATACCATTAACACGAGCCGTAAATGGTACAAAAATGATCCTTTTGTGTTAA
- the LOC126675277 gene encoding uncharacterized protein LOC126675277: MKNGGPWKIMQKSYPRNIYDVPEKKESYNEDSVLNDEPYQQYETDYLHEVEQVDGEDLESLHHIDVLPDEVDVSDVLQIQRSNSVEEHYNKGSSDEEDDTMINYDDDSDENDDEDEDEDEDEDDE, encoded by the coding sequence ATGAAAAATGGGGGTCCTTGGAAAATTATGCAAAAATCATATCCTAGGAATATATATGATGTCCCAGAGAAGAAAGAATCATACAATGAAGATTCAGTATTAAATGATGAGCCTTATCAACAATATGAGACTGATTATCTTCATGAAGTTGAACAAGTTGATGGTGAAGATTTAGAATCTTTGCACCATATCGATGTACTTCCAGATGAAGTTGATGTTAGTGATGTGCTTCAAATTCAAAGGTCAAATTCAGTGGAAGAGCATTATAACAAAGGTTCTAGTGATGAAGAGGATGATACTATGATTAATTATGATGATGATAGTGATGAAAatgatgatgaagatgaagatgaagatgaagatgaagatgacgAATAG